From one Eptesicus fuscus isolate TK198812 chromosome 3, DD_ASM_mEF_20220401, whole genome shotgun sequence genomic stretch:
- the TFF1 gene encoding trefoil factor 1, with protein sequence MATMEPKVICVLLVVFSLAFSSLAQVQTETCVMSPSQRSNCGFPGVTPAECAAKGCCFDSTVPGHPWCFYPLQINNVPEEECEF encoded by the exons ATGGCCACCATGGAGCCCAAGGTGATCTGCGTCCTGCTCGTGGTCTTCTCGCTGGCCTTCAGCAGCCTGGCCCAGGTCCAGACCG AGACGTGCGTCATGTCCCCGAGCCAGAGAAGCAACTGCGGGTTTCCCGGCGTCACGCCTGCCGAGTGCGCAGCGAAGGGCTGCTGCTTTGACAGCACCGTCCCCGGGCACCCGTGGTGCTTCTACCCTTTGCAAATCAACAACGTTCCAGAAG AGGAGTGTGAATTTTAG